Proteins encoded by one window of Rattus rattus isolate New Zealand chromosome 10, Rrattus_CSIRO_v1, whole genome shotgun sequence:
- the Cxcr4 gene encoding C-X-C chemokine receptor type 4 isoform X2 → MGYQKKLRSMTDKYRLHLSVADLLFVITLPFWAVDAMADWYFGKFLCKAVHIIYTVNLYSSVLILAFISLDRYLAIVHATNSQRPRKLLAEKAVYVGVWIPALLLTIPDIIFADVSEGEGRYICDRLYPDSLWMVVFQFQHIMVGLILPGIVILSCYCIIISKLSHSKGHQKRKALKTTVILILAFFACWLPYYVGISIDSFILLEVIKQGCEFESVVHKWISITEALAFFHCCLNPILYAFLGAKFKSSAQHALNSMSRGSSLKILSKGKRGGHSSVSTESESSSFHSS, encoded by the coding sequence ACACTCCCCTTCTGGGCAGTCGACGCCATGGCTGACTGGTACTTTGGGAAATTTTTATGTAAGGCTGTGCATATCATCTACACCGTCAACCTCTACAGCAGTGTTCTCATCCTGGCCTTCATCAGCCTGGACCGCTACCTTGCCATTGTCCATGCCACCAACAGCCAGAGGCCGAGGAAGCTGCTGGCTGAAAAGGCCGTCTATGTGGGTGTCTGGATCCCCGCCCTCCTCCTGACTATCCCTGACATCATCTTCGCCGATGTCAGCGAGGGGGAAGGCAGGTACATCTGTGACCGCCTTTACCCTGACAGCCTGTGGATGGTGGTGTTCCAGTTCCAGCACATCATGGTGGGTCTCATCCTGCCGGGCATCGTCATCCTGTCCTGTTACTGCATCATCATCTCCAAGCTGTCACACTCCAAGGGCCAccagaagcgcaaggccctgaagACTACGGTCATCCTTATCCTGGCTTTCTTTGCCTGCTGGCTACCGTATTACGTGGGGATCAGCATCGATTCCTTCATCCTTTTGGAGGTCATCAAGCAAGGATGTGAGTTCGAGAGCGTCGTGCACAAGTGGATCTCCATCACCGAGGCCCTCGCCTTCTTCCACTGTTGCCTGAACCCCATCCTCTACGCCTTCCTCGGGGCCAAATTCAAGAGCTCTGCACAACATGCACTCAATTCCATGAGCAGAGGCTCCAGCCTCAAGATCCTTTCCAAAGGGAAACGGGGTGGACACTCTTCCGTCTCCACAGAGTCAGAATCCTCAAGTTTTCACTCCAGCTAA